One Oscillospiraceae bacterium genomic window carries:
- the purE gene encoding 5-(carboxyamino)imidazole ribonucleotide mutase yields MNKNPKVALIMGSDSDYEVLKPAISFLKENGVMVECNVMSAHRTPDLAKDFAKNAEDNGIEVILAAAGMAAHLPGVLAAFTTVPVIGIPVKGKVLDGMDALYSIVQMPSGIPVATVGIDNSKNAAILAVQILSLKYPYLKENLRKFKEDMKNEVIMKNERLQEKIKAE; encoded by the coding sequence ATGAACAAAAATCCAAAAGTTGCTCTTATAATGGGCAGTGATTCAGATTATGAAGTATTAAAACCCGCAATTTCTTTCTTAAAAGAAAACGGTGTTATGGTTGAGTGCAACGTGATGAGTGCTCACAGAACTCCTGATTTAGCAAAAGATTTTGCAAAGAATGCAGAAGATAACGGAATTGAGGTTATACTTGCAGCGGCTGGTATGGCAGCACATCTTCCGGGAGTGCTTGCTGCTTTTACAACCGTTCCTGTTATAGGTATTCCTGTTAAAGGGAAAGTTTTAGACGGTATGGATGCTCTTTACAGTATCGTTCAGATGCCGTCAGGAATTCCTGTTGCAACAGTTGGAATTGATAATTCGAAAAATGCGGCAATACTTGCAGTTCAGATTCTTTCTTTAAAATATCCTTATCTTAAAGAAAATTTAAGAAAATTCAAAGAAGATATGAAAAACGAAGTAATTATGAAGAACGAAAGATTACAGGAAAAAATCAAAGCAGAATGA
- a CDS encoding phosphoribosylformylglycinamidine cyclo-ligase, whose protein sequence is MSNAYKDAGVDVTAGYEAVNLMKKHVKKTFTEGVMTDLGGFGGLFEIGTGYKNPVLVSGTDGVGTKLKIAFLTDKHNTIGQDCVAMCANDIACSGAKPLFFLDYLAVGKNVPEKIADIVSGVADGCVLSGCALIGGETAEMPGFYDVDEYDLAGFCVGIVDKENIIDGKNIKVGDTLIGVASSGVHSNGYSLVRKVFDLNCEDSLAKEKLSKYYDELGKTLGEELITPTKIYVKTILELNEKIKIKGISHITGGGFYENIPRMLMDGQSAKVYKDSFEILPIFKLMAETGNIPEKDMFNTFNMGIGLVMAVDKEDAKKAVEMLNAMGEKAYILGEVIPGNKEVEIC, encoded by the coding sequence ATGAGTAATGCGTATAAAGATGCCGGTGTTGATGTAACAGCCGGTTACGAAGCGGTTAACCTTATGAAAAAGCACGTTAAGAAAACTTTTACTGAGGGTGTTATGACAGATCTTGGCGGTTTTGGCGGCCTTTTTGAAATTGGTACAGGTTATAAAAATCCTGTGTTGGTTTCAGGTACTGATGGTGTCGGAACTAAACTTAAAATTGCTTTCTTAACTGATAAGCATAACACAATCGGTCAGGATTGTGTTGCTATGTGTGCAAATGATATTGCATGTTCAGGTGCTAAGCCCTTGTTTTTCCTTGACTATCTTGCTGTAGGTAAAAACGTTCCTGAAAAAATTGCTGATATAGTTTCAGGCGTTGCAGACGGATGTGTACTTTCAGGCTGTGCATTAATAGGCGGAGAAACTGCTGAAATGCCCGGATTTTATGATGTAGACGAATATGACCTTGCAGGTTTTTGTGTAGGGATTGTTGATAAAGAAAATATAATTGACGGTAAAAATATTAAAGTTGGAGATACTTTGATTGGTGTTGCATCAAGCGGTGTTCATTCAAATGGTTATTCTTTGGTAAGAAAAGTATTTGATTTAAATTGTGAAGATTCTTTAGCGAAAGAAAAACTTTCAAAATATTATGATGAACTTGGAAAAACTCTTGGTGAAGAACTTATCACTCCAACTAAAATATATGTAAAAACAATTTTGGAACTTAATGAAAAAATTAAAATAAAAGGTATTTCTCATATAACAGGCGGAGGTTTTTACGAAAATATTCCAAGAATGTTAATGGACGGTCAGTCTGCTAAAGTTTATAAAGATTCTTTTGAAATTTTACCTATATTCAAACTTATGGCTGAAACTGGCAATATTCCTGAAAAGGATATGTTCAATACCTTTAATATGGGTATTGGATTAGTTATGGCAGTTGATAAAGAAGATGCAAAAAAAGCAGTTGAAATGCTAAATGCAATGGGCGAAAAAGCATACATATTAGGCGAAGTTATTCCTGGTAACAAGGAAGTGGAAATATGCTAA
- a CDS encoding amidophosphoribosyltransferase, which translates to MNTFNANEFNKIKEECGVFGIYSGEKELDVARITNFALFALQHRGQDSCGIAVNDNGTIVYHKNVGTVPEVFDDVILNHLSGQIAVGHVRAATADSNSRENAQPLVTKYVKGTLTLAHNGTLVNARSLREELEQSGALFQSTTDTEIIAYLIAKERLFTHSVEDAIKNMLSKIIGAYAFVVMSPSKLIAVRDPHGMKPLCLGKLGKSYVVASETVAFDAIGAEYVRDVEPGEIVVITKDGVDSIKPLKKCDTSLCIFEHVYFARPDSVIDGASVYASRKEAGKYLARQNPVEADVVIAAPDSGISAAIGYSQESGIPYEVGLMKNRYIARTFIQPTQAMRENAVRIKLNAIKEVVSGKRVILIDDSIVRGTTSKRVVALLREAGAKEVHMRISSPPFLYPCYFGTDVGSQDVLVAVDKTYEEINELIGTDSLDYLSLENLLKTPIGSKCGFCTACFNGNYPLDISEVSKESDFKDVHFIKKLHIEK; encoded by the coding sequence ATGAATACTTTTAATGCTAATGAATTTAATAAAATAAAAGAAGAATGCGGTGTTTTCGGTATATATTCAGGAGAAAAGGAACTTGATGTTGCCAGAATAACAAATTTTGCCCTTTTTGCTTTGCAACACAGAGGGCAGGATAGTTGTGGTATTGCAGTAAATGATAACGGAACAATAGTTTATCATAAAAATGTCGGAACAGTTCCTGAAGTTTTTGATGATGTTATTTTAAATCATCTGTCAGGTCAGATCGCAGTGGGGCACGTTAGAGCCGCTACTGCTGACAGTAATTCAAGAGAAAACGCACAACCGCTTGTAACAAAATATGTTAAGGGTACGTTAACACTTGCTCATAACGGGACACTTGTCAACGCCCGTTCTTTAAGAGAAGAATTAGAACAGTCGGGAGCACTTTTCCAAAGCACAACTGATACTGAAATTATCGCATATCTTATTGCAAAAGAAAGATTGTTTACTCATTCGGTAGAGGATGCAATAAAAAATATGCTTTCTAAAATTATAGGTGCATATGCCTTTGTTGTAATGTCTCCGTCAAAACTTATAGCGGTAAGAGACCCTCACGGTATGAAACCTCTGTGTCTTGGAAAATTGGGTAAATCTTATGTTGTAGCATCTGAAACAGTTGCATTTGATGCTATCGGTGCAGAATATGTAAGAGATGTCGAACCGGGCGAAATTGTTGTTATTACAAAAGACGGTGTTGATTCTATAAAACCTCTGAAAAAATGTGATACAAGCCTTTGTATATTTGAACATGTATATTTTGCAAGACCTGACAGTGTTATTGATGGTGCAAGTGTATATGCTTCAAGGAAAGAAGCGGGTAAATATCTTGCAAGGCAAAATCCTGTTGAAGCTGATGTCGTTATTGCTGCACCCGACTCGGGAATTTCTGCTGCAATCGGTTACTCTCAGGAATCGGGAATACCATACGAAGTAGGTCTTATGAAGAATAGATATATTGCAAGAACATTTATTCAGCCTACTCAGGCGATGAGAGAAAATGCAGTAAGAATAAAACTTAACGCCATAAAAGAAGTTGTATCAGGAAAGAGAGTTATTTTGATTGACGACTCAATCGTAAGAGGGACAACCTCTAAAAGAGTTGTTGCTCTACTAAGAGAAGCAGGAGCAAAAGAAGTTCATATGAGAATAAGTTCACCACCATTTTTGTATCCTTGCTATTTTGGAACAGATGTTGGTTCTCAGGATGTTCTTGTTGCGGTTGACAAAACTTATGAAGAGATAAACGAACTTATCGGTACTGATTCTTTAGACTACTTAAGTTTAGAAAATCTATTAAAAACTCCGATTGGTTCAAAATGTGGTTTCTGTACTGCTTGTTTTAATGGAAACTATCCTCTTGATATAAGCGAAGTGTCAAAAGAATCAGATTTTAAAGATGTTCATTTTATTAAAAAATTGCATATTGAAAAATAG